The genome window CTTGCGCAGTATCAGAATATGTTCCGTTATATCATGGTGGACGAGTACCAGGACACAAATAAGGTGCAGTATGATTTCATTAAACTTCTTGCAGGCGAGAGAAAAAATCTCTGCGTGGTCGGCGATGACGATCAGTCCATCTATGGATGGCGGGGAGCCAACCTCGGCAATATCCTCCATTTCGAAAAGGATTTCCCCGGCACAATCATCGTGAGGCTTGAGCAGAACTACCGCTCTTTCGGCAATATCCTGACTGCGGCAAACAGCGTAATAAAGAACAATAAAAGGAGAATGGCAAAATCCCTCTGGTCTGCACGGGGAGAGGGACCGAAGGTCAATATCCTGAAGGCGCGTGACACAGAGGATGAGGCAGCATGGATCGTTGACAGGATCGCGACGATCAAACTCGAAAAAAATACCCCCTACGAGCATTTCGCCGTAATCTACCGCGCAAATATCTTTTCCCGGCCCTTTGAAGAGGCACTCAGAAAACAGCGCATACCCTATTCCGTAGTCGGCGGAACAAGCTATTTCGAAAATAAAGAGATAAAAGACCTCGCGGCGTACCTCAAGATCATCGCCAATCCTTCTGACGACTTGAGCCTGCTGCGGGCGGCAAATGCGCCGAAACGGGGTTTGGGCCCTTCTGCGCTGGGCCTGCTTTCGGAATTCAGCCGCGCCCATTCCATAAGCCTTCTCGATGCCTTTGGCAGGGCAACCGAGGCGCCCGGCCTGGGACCAAAGCCTGCGTCATCAGCCAGGGCCCTTTTCAGCCTGCTTGGGCGATACCGCGACCTGTTCAGCAAAGGCAGAGAAATGGACAAGACGCTCAAGGCCCTTATCGATGAGGTCAATTACCGCGATTATATCAGTGAACTCTACAAAACCCCTGAGGTCTCATTCAGGAAGATAGAAAATCTCGATGGTTTTGCCGAGTCTGTGCGTCACTATGAATCCGCTGAAGTATCACCTTCTATCCATGGATTTCTTGAAACCATGGCGCTCACTGACCTGATGGATGAAAAGGAAGAAAAAGGCGGCTATGGCGTTACGCTCATATCGTTCCACTCCTCCAAAGGTCTTGAGTTCCCTGTCGTATTCATTGCAGGCGCTGAAGAGGATATCCTGCCGCACAAGAAGTCTGCGGACACTGAGGGAGGCCTGGAAGAAGAACGAAGGCTTTTCTATGTAGGGATAACACGGGCAATGCACGAACTGTATATCACCTATACAAACCAGAGAACGAAATACGGAAAAGAAGCACCCTCAAGCCCCTCGCGCTTTCTTGACGAACTTCCTGAGGAGGTCGTTAAAAAACTCGATCGTTTCGAGAAACTTTCCCCTGAAGAGGAAGAGCTCTATGCCAGGAAGTGCTTTGCAAACATACGCGCCAAATTAGGAAAATAAAAGGAACCAATGAACGAATTGCATATATCCATAATCGCAAAAGAGCTTGGCATAACGCCTTCACAGGTAAAGGCAACAAATGCGCTGCTCGATGAAGGGGCAACAATCCCCTTTATCTCCCGGTACCGCAAGGAGGCGACCGGAAGTCTTGACGAGGTCGCTGTCGCTGCCATCAGGGACAGGCTGGAGCAGCTCAGGGAACTGGATAAACGGCGGGAGGCGATCCTGAAGTCTTTGGAAGAACGCAGCCTGCTTACCGATGAGTTAAAAGCAAAGATCGACAGCGCTGATTCCCTGACCATCCTTGAAGATATCTATCTTCCCTTCAGGCCCAAGCGCCGCACACGGGCCATGATGGCAAAGGAAAAGGGGCTGGAACCTCTTGCCGCCGCCCTGTTTGTACAGGAAGAGATGGATATCGAAACCGCGGCCTCTTTGTATCTGGATGAGGAAAAAGGCGTGGCCACTTCAGAGGAGGCCCTGGCCGGAGCGCGGGACATAATTGCCGAATGGATCAGTGAGGACCAGGAAGCGCGTCAGAAGATGCGGGAACTCTATGCCTCTGAAGGCATGCTGCGGTCAAAGGTGATGACCGGCAAAGAAGAGGAAGCAATAAAATACCGTGACTATTTTGACTGGGAAGAACCCATAGCAAAGGCCCCTTCGCACCGGATCCTTGCGATCCGCCGGGGAGAAGCTGAGGGTTTCCTGATCATGCGCATAACCCCTCCTGAAGATGAAGCGCTTAACGTTCTTGAGGCGCTCTTTCTGAAAGGGGACAATGCGGCTTCCGGGCAGGTGAAGCTTGCCCTGCATGACAGCTACAAGAGGCTGCTCACCTCTTCCATGGAAGGCGAGACCCGTCTTGCTGCCAAGAAACGGGCTGACGAAGAGGCGATTCGCGTTTTTGTCGAGAACCTGAGGCAGCTTCTGCTGTCCCCTCCTCTGGGCAGAAAAAGCGTGCTGGCCATTGATCCCGGCTTCAGAACAGGCTGCAAAGTCGTCTGTCTCGACCAGCAGGGGAAGCTTCTCCATCATGACACCATTTA of Nitrospirota bacterium contains these proteins:
- a CDS encoding UvrD-helicase domain-containing protein, whose protein sequence is MDIYKEIARLNPRQEEAVMQTDGPLLILAGAGSGKTRVITMRTAYLIKTGITRAGSVLAVTFTNKAAKEMRERVKSMLKGEAGTPVISTFHSLCLRILRREIEHLGYRKDFTIYDTSEQVSLLRNILSDIKFYDKTFKPENILERISRTKNDFSAPEATASDKPLEEASAMLYPRYLDALKSLNALDFDDLLLLTLKLFREHPDVLAQYQNMFRYIMVDEYQDTNKVQYDFIKLLAGERKNLCVVGDDDQSIYGWRGANLGNILHFEKDFPGTIIVRLEQNYRSFGNILTAANSVIKNNKRRMAKSLWSARGEGPKVNILKARDTEDEAAWIVDRIATIKLEKNTPYEHFAVIYRANIFSRPFEEALRKQRIPYSVVGGTSYFENKEIKDLAAYLKIIANPSDDLSLLRAANAPKRGLGPSALGLLSEFSRAHSISLLDAFGRATEAPGLGPKPASSARALFSLLGRYRDLFSKGREMDKTLKALIDEVNYRDYISELYKTPEVSFRKIENLDGFAESVRHYESAEVSPSIHGFLETMALTDLMDEKEEKGGYGVTLISFHSSKGLEFPVVFIAGAEEDILPHKKSADTEGGLEEERRLFYVGITRAMHELYITYTNQRTKYGKEAPSSPSRFLDELPEEVVKKLDRFEKLSPEEEELYARKCFANIRAKLGK